In Polynucleobacter ibericus, a genomic segment contains:
- a CDS encoding phosphatidate cytidylyltransferase — MLKTRVITALVLMAVLLPVLFLLPPIYIGGLFLVAMLAAAWEWSRLLTPEAGRAAWIYALFCLVIILFLLGMQNASWQFALLLLAVIFWFFVAPFLLAKGMNLSLQKLRPFYVVLGLIILPATWFSLVFLRELGLIFLLTSMAFVWVADIGAYFVGKAFGKRKLAEQISPGKSIEGAIGGLVLCYVYAFLCVYFLPFESTLFGAWAIRFGWVPLFLMVTVLTAFSIFGDLFESQLKRLAGVKDSSHLLPGHGGVLDRVDALIPTMPIAALLAGLV; from the coding sequence ATGTTAAAAACCCGAGTCATTACTGCCCTTGTTCTAATGGCGGTGTTACTGCCTGTTTTGTTCTTGCTTCCACCGATTTATATTGGCGGTCTTTTTTTGGTGGCTATGCTTGCTGCTGCCTGGGAGTGGAGTCGCTTGCTTACGCCTGAGGCAGGGCGTGCAGCCTGGATATACGCTTTATTTTGCTTGGTGATTATTTTATTTCTACTAGGTATGCAAAATGCTTCCTGGCAATTTGCCCTATTACTTCTAGCGGTCATCTTTTGGTTCTTTGTCGCACCTTTTTTATTGGCAAAAGGCATGAATCTTTCCTTGCAAAAGCTGCGACCTTTTTATGTGGTGCTCGGTTTAATTATTCTGCCGGCTACTTGGTTCTCATTAGTGTTCTTGCGTGAACTGGGTCTCATCTTTTTGCTTACTAGCATGGCGTTTGTTTGGGTGGCAGATATCGGCGCTTACTTTGTTGGTAAAGCTTTTGGTAAACGTAAGCTAGCCGAACAAATAAGCCCAGGAAAATCGATTGAAGGTGCCATTGGTGGCTTGGTGCTTTGTTATGTTTACGCGTTCTTATGTGTTTACTTTTTGCCTTTTGAGTCCACTTTGTTCGGTGCATGGGCCATTCGTTTTGGTTGGGTTCCATTGTTCCTGATGGTGACGGTACTAACTGCTTTCAGTATTTTTGGGGACTTGTTTGAGTCACAGTTAAAGCGTTTAGCTGGAGTGAAAGATTCCAGTCATTTATTACCAGGCCATGGGGGAGTATTGGATCGAGTGGATGCATTAATTCCGACTATGCCAATCGCAGCGCTTTTGGCAGGATTGGTGTGA
- the ispC gene encoding 1-deoxy-D-xylulose-5-phosphate reductoisomerase: MPVKQVAILGSTGSIGVNTLDVIRAHPDRFNVVALTAAKQVDLLAQQCAEFKPAIAVVADADGAARLSKLLLEKQINTQVLYGPQALVSAVTESNCDTVMAAIVGAAGLVPALAAAKAGKRVLLANKEALVMSGDIFMQAMKQSGGELLPIDSEHNAIFQCLPAQFSKNPHPALGVEELWLTASGGPFRNTPLDELANITPEQACAHPNWVMGRKISVDSATMMNKGLEVIEAFWLFGLPLEKIKVLIHPQSVVHSMVRYRDGSVLAQLGQPDMRTPIAYGLAWPERIHAGVAPLSLTQLASLSFSEPELERFPCLSLAFAAAKKGGTAPAVLNAANEVAVAAFLDDGLPYLQIPIVVEKVLSSIPSVNADSLELILDVDARARHAAKEVAKDILCRH; the protein is encoded by the coding sequence ATGCCAGTAAAGCAGGTTGCCATCTTAGGTTCAACGGGATCTATTGGCGTCAATACGCTAGATGTTATTCGTGCTCACCCAGATCGTTTTAATGTAGTTGCGCTGACTGCAGCAAAACAAGTGGATTTACTTGCGCAGCAATGTGCAGAATTTAAGCCGGCTATTGCCGTAGTGGCGGATGCAGATGGTGCAGCTCGCTTAAGCAAACTCTTGCTTGAAAAGCAAATTAATACTCAAGTACTTTATGGGCCACAAGCGTTAGTGAGTGCCGTTACTGAATCCAATTGCGATACTGTGATGGCAGCTATTGTGGGTGCGGCAGGATTAGTACCTGCATTGGCTGCAGCAAAAGCGGGCAAAAGAGTGCTGTTGGCTAACAAAGAGGCCTTGGTGATGTCTGGCGATATATTCATGCAGGCCATGAAACAGAGTGGCGGTGAGCTACTCCCTATCGATAGCGAACATAACGCCATCTTTCAATGCTTACCCGCTCAGTTTTCTAAAAATCCTCATCCTGCATTAGGGGTAGAGGAGTTATGGTTGACTGCTTCAGGCGGGCCATTTAGAAATACCCCACTCGATGAGCTCGCAAACATTACTCCCGAGCAAGCTTGCGCGCATCCCAATTGGGTGATGGGTAGAAAAATTTCTGTGGATTCTGCGACGATGATGAACAAAGGTCTTGAGGTTATCGAGGCATTTTGGTTGTTTGGCTTGCCTTTGGAGAAAATTAAAGTATTAATTCATCCGCAAAGCGTAGTGCACTCAATGGTTCGTTATCGCGATGGTTCAGTATTGGCTCAATTAGGTCAGCCAGATATGCGTACCCCTATCGCTTATGGTCTTGCATGGCCAGAGCGCATTCATGCGGGAGTGGCGCCTCTGAGTTTGACGCAACTAGCATCATTAAGTTTTTCTGAGCCCGAACTAGAGCGCTTTCCTTGCCTTTCATTGGCGTTTGCAGCAGCTAAAAAAGGCGGCACTGCGCCGGCAGTGCTTAACGCCGCCAATGAAGTTGCTGTTGCCGCTTTTCTGGATGACGGTTTGCCGTATCTACAAATTCCAATTGTGGTGGAGAAAGTGTTGAGTTCTATCCCCTCGGTTAATGCAGATTCACTGGAATTAATCTTAGACGTGGACGCGCGCGCTCGACACGCTGCGAAAGAAGTGGCAAAGGATATTCTTTGCAGGCATTAA
- a CDS encoding M50 family metallopeptidase, translating into MQALITLAAFLLTLGVLVSFHEFGHFLAARCCGVRVLRFAIGFGKPLFTYHAKNKTEWVLASIPLGGYVKLLNGRDSQQVITPTEEFQSFDRKPLWQRSMIVAAGPFANFFLAILFFALIYISGAPQLPAVLQSPPENSVAAKLGLTAGDRVIGWQDLGSSQDNVPLFGDFEPVRSWNALRWSLMDALTGENGFTLELQTPEGGSSVKTFYAKDLPKITPDKDPMLALGILPLVTPLTQWQDLKLGPMDALIFASERVWVITKVSTRLMAGLFTGNTSLKQLGGPISIADMAGKSAQVGWQPFLAFLALMSISIGLLNLLPFPMLDGGQLLYDAWELVAGKRISTSMQEQLQKVGFILLISMSLLALFNDLQRYISP; encoded by the coding sequence TTGCAGGCATTAATTACTCTTGCTGCATTTTTGCTGACCTTAGGAGTATTAGTCAGCTTTCATGAGTTTGGCCATTTTTTAGCAGCTCGCTGTTGCGGGGTGCGCGTACTCCGCTTCGCAATTGGATTTGGTAAGCCGTTGTTTACTTATCATGCAAAAAATAAAACAGAGTGGGTATTGGCTTCCATCCCATTGGGTGGCTATGTGAAGTTGCTTAATGGTCGGGATTCTCAGCAAGTCATTACGCCAACTGAAGAGTTCCAGTCTTTTGATCGCAAGCCACTTTGGCAACGCTCCATGATCGTGGCTGCAGGTCCATTTGCCAATTTTTTCCTGGCAATCCTCTTTTTTGCCCTAATTTATATATCTGGCGCCCCTCAATTGCCGGCAGTTCTGCAAAGCCCTCCTGAGAATTCTGTTGCAGCCAAGCTCGGGTTGACAGCTGGGGATCGGGTTATTGGATGGCAGGATTTAGGCTCTAGTCAGGATAACGTGCCCCTTTTTGGTGATTTTGAACCTGTTCGTAGTTGGAATGCATTGCGTTGGAGTTTGATGGATGCACTTACTGGGGAAAATGGATTCACTTTGGAGCTTCAAACCCCTGAGGGAGGTAGCTCGGTAAAAACCTTTTATGCCAAAGATTTGCCCAAAATCACCCCCGATAAGGATCCAATGCTGGCTTTGGGAATTCTGCCGTTAGTAACGCCCTTGACCCAGTGGCAGGATCTGAAATTGGGGCCGATGGATGCGCTCATCTTTGCATCTGAGAGGGTGTGGGTCATTACCAAGGTATCTACAAGGCTAATGGCTGGATTATTTACTGGAAATACCTCCTTAAAACAGCTGGGTGGACCAATTAGCATTGCAGATATGGCTGGTAAATCAGCTCAGGTGGGATGGCAGCCATTTTTAGCCTTTTTAGCACTTATGAGTATTAGCATTGGTTTGCTCAATTTGCTGCCTTTTCCGATGCTTGATGGGGGTCAGCTACTGTATGATGCATGGGAGTTGGTTGCCGGTAAGCGGATTTCGACATCAATGCAAGAACAGCTCCAAAAAGTGGGCTTTATTTTGCTGATTTCTATGTCATTGCTGGCCTTGTTTAACGATTTACAACGCTACATTTCGCCTTGA
- the bamA gene encoding outer membrane protein assembly factor BamA: MNSLTHSFRIFARFIAQILVFSVLGLSLGASAADSFVVKDIRVEGLQRVEPGTVFSYLPVQVGETFTEEKGAESIKALYSTGFFRDVQIQAQGNLLIVIVEERPTISRIEFTGMKEFDPELVRKSLKTVGVAEARFYDKALIDKAEQELKRQYVGKGLYASEIVATVTPVERNQVAVYFNVDEGPVAKIQEINFIGNEVFSESTLKSEMQLKTGGWLSWYSKDNLYSKQKLTADLEAIRSYYLNRGYLEFVIESTQASITPDKKGIYLTISIREGKKFTVKDVRLAGDTLGKESELMQLVRLKPGDTFSSARLTESTKAIAEILGSYGYAFANINPQPDIRRDVAEVDITLVVDPGRRIYVRQVAISGNAKTRDMVIRREMRQFESSWFDSDKVELSKKRLGRLGYFTETDITTEDVPGSPDQVDVNVKVTEKPTGAITLGAGFSSTEKLILSAGINQDNAFGTGTSVGLNFSLGKINQSLALSNYDPYFTEDGISRYTDIFYRSSKPLYYVGDPDYQIKSVGSNIKFGVPYTEVDRVFFGTGIEAFQIQTTINTPQPYLNYAQSYGIAAPGYPATLTTYNVPLTVGWARDGRDSTLIPSTGSLEQLSAEVGTPVGNMTFYRLFGQYQKYHSFSKGNILSFNGEVGYGEQYGNNPFPITKNYFVGGIGSVRGYSPGSLGPQYYNTAIGSYQPTGGQSKIVTNVEYTFPVPGSGVDKTLRLFTFVDGGNAFGENINLVLNYSYGMGLSWISPLGPLKFSYGIPYKPYPSANVQRLQFQVGTAF, translated from the coding sequence TTGAATTCTCTGACACATTCTTTCCGTATTTTTGCTCGTTTCATTGCCCAAATCTTGGTATTTTCTGTGCTCGGATTGAGTTTAGGCGCATCTGCAGCTGATTCTTTTGTGGTGAAAGATATTCGTGTTGAAGGTTTGCAGCGCGTCGAGCCGGGAACGGTATTTAGCTATTTACCCGTTCAAGTAGGTGAAACCTTTACAGAAGAGAAGGGTGCTGAATCTATTAAAGCGCTCTACAGCACTGGGTTTTTTAGGGATGTTCAAATTCAGGCGCAAGGCAATCTTCTGATCGTTATCGTTGAAGAGCGACCAACAATTTCCCGCATTGAATTTACTGGCATGAAAGAGTTCGATCCTGAGCTCGTACGCAAATCTTTAAAAACAGTGGGCGTAGCCGAAGCGCGTTTTTACGATAAAGCGTTGATCGATAAAGCTGAACAAGAATTAAAGCGCCAATACGTTGGTAAAGGTTTGTATGCATCGGAGATCGTTGCTACTGTTACTCCTGTTGAGCGCAATCAAGTGGCCGTTTACTTCAACGTCGATGAAGGGCCTGTAGCGAAAATTCAAGAAATTAACTTCATTGGTAATGAAGTATTTAGCGAAAGCACTTTAAAAAGTGAGATGCAGTTAAAAACTGGTGGATGGTTATCTTGGTACAGTAAAGATAATCTCTATTCCAAGCAAAAACTGACTGCGGACTTGGAAGCTATTCGCTCGTACTATCTTAATCGTGGTTATCTTGAGTTTGTGATTGAGTCTACTCAGGCTTCAATTACGCCAGATAAAAAAGGCATCTATCTCACGATAAGTATTCGCGAGGGTAAGAAATTTACCGTAAAGGATGTTCGTTTGGCTGGAGATACTCTAGGCAAAGAGTCTGAATTAATGCAGTTGGTTCGATTAAAGCCAGGCGATACTTTTTCTTCTGCACGCTTGACTGAGAGTACCAAGGCGATTGCAGAAATCTTGGGCTCCTATGGTTATGCTTTTGCAAACATTAATCCGCAACCTGATATTCGTCGCGATGTAGCAGAGGTGGATATCACATTAGTAGTTGATCCAGGTCGCCGTATTTATGTGCGTCAAGTAGCCATTTCTGGAAATGCTAAAACTCGCGATATGGTTATTCGTCGCGAAATGCGTCAGTTTGAGAGTTCTTGGTTTGATAGTGACAAAGTCGAGCTTTCCAAAAAGCGCCTTGGACGCTTAGGCTACTTTACTGAGACCGATATCACCACGGAAGATGTACCTGGTTCGCCAGATCAAGTGGATGTCAACGTAAAAGTTACAGAAAAACCTACTGGCGCGATTACGCTTGGTGCAGGCTTTTCTTCAACAGAGAAATTGATTTTATCTGCCGGTATCAATCAAGATAACGCCTTCGGTACTGGTACGTCAGTTGGCTTGAATTTCTCCTTGGGTAAGATTAATCAAAGCTTAGCCCTATCCAACTACGACCCTTACTTTACTGAGGATGGCATTAGCCGCTATACCGATATTTTCTATCGATCATCAAAGCCGCTCTATTACGTTGGCGATCCTGATTATCAAATCAAGTCAGTTGGCTCCAACATTAAATTCGGTGTTCCTTACACAGAAGTCGATAGAGTCTTTTTTGGAACTGGAATTGAAGCGTTTCAAATCCAAACCACCATCAACACACCGCAGCCTTACTTAAATTACGCCCAGAGTTACGGTATTGCCGCCCCTGGTTATCCTGCTACCTTGACTACTTACAATGTGCCGCTGACTGTTGGTTGGGCGCGGGACGGACGAGATAGCACGCTTATTCCATCCACTGGTTCATTGGAGCAATTATCAGCAGAGGTTGGTACGCCGGTTGGTAATATGACTTTTTATCGTTTATTTGGACAGTACCAAAAATATCACTCGTTCTCAAAGGGCAATATCTTGTCCTTTAACGGTGAGGTTGGGTACGGAGAGCAGTACGGCAATAATCCCTTCCCGATTACGAAGAACTACTTCGTTGGTGGTATCGGCTCTGTCCGTGGCTACTCGCCAGGATCTTTAGGTCCACAGTATTACAACACGGCAATTGGCTCATATCAGCCAACTGGCGGGCAGTCCAAGATTGTGACTAACGTGGAATACACCTTCCCAGTTCCAGGCTCAGGCGTTGATAAAACACTTCGCTTATTTACCTTTGTTGACGGTGGTAATGCCTTCGGGGAGAATATCAATTTAGTCTTAAATTACTCATACGGAATGGGTTTATCATGGATATCACCGCTAGGTCCGCTGAAATTTAGCTACGGTATTCCTTACAAGCCTTACCCATCCGCCAATGTTCAGCGTTTGCAGTTCCAGGTAGGTACTGCGTTTTAA
- a CDS encoding OmpH family outer membrane protein — protein MKLHQSFKWIQISVVAAIATIAAPQVFAQDAGTRVAVVNSEKVFNESNLAKAMQTRLQNEFTKRQNDLRDSAQKIKSAAEKLDRDAAVMNEAERVRRQRELADQDRELQRKQREFTEDLNQRTFEERAKIAEKANLVLKQIAEQRKIDLIVQEAAYASPKADVTDDVIKALNSQK, from the coding sequence ATGAAGCTTCATCAATCTTTTAAATGGATTCAAATTAGCGTAGTTGCTGCAATAGCAACTATTGCAGCTCCTCAGGTTTTTGCTCAAGATGCGGGAACACGTGTTGCAGTTGTGAACTCAGAAAAAGTATTTAACGAGTCTAACTTAGCCAAAGCAATGCAAACACGTTTGCAAAACGAATTTACTAAACGTCAAAATGATTTGCGTGATAGCGCTCAAAAAATTAAGTCTGCTGCCGAGAAGCTTGATCGTGATGCTGCAGTAATGAATGAAGCTGAGCGTGTTCGTCGTCAGCGTGAGTTGGCTGATCAAGATCGCGAATTACAACGCAAGCAACGTGAATTTACCGAAGATTTGAACCAGCGCACTTTTGAAGAGCGCGCGAAGATTGCTGAAAAAGCGAACTTGGTATTAAAGCAAATTGCTGAACAAAGAAAAATTGACCTCATCGTTCAAGAAGCAGCTTATGCCAGCCCTAAGGCTGATGTAACCGATGACGTTATCAAGGCTTTAAATAGCCAGAAATAA
- the lpxD gene encoding UDP-3-O-(3-hydroxymyristoyl)glucosamine N-acyltransferase, which produces MPTAIELAEQFQASLVGEASHTFAGLAPLERAQSDQISFLSNPLYRQQASDSAAGALIVSQSDLEFLQANPSANSAKRVYFVSKNPYATFARMAQHFAKASSPVHAPGIHPSAVIDATAIVPSSCHIGPFVQIGAGVKLGERVAILGNTSIAKDSVIAGDTLIYPSVSIYYSTQIGERCIIHSGAVIGADGFGFAPDFSATGGEWVKIPQTGRVVIGDDVEIGASTTIDRGAMSDTSIGAGTKIDNQVQIAHNVVIGSCCVVAGCAAISGSTKIGNFCIIGGAANFAGHLTIADRTTVSGNTSIIRSISEPGQHFTGVYPSMLHSAWEKNAAILRGLDKIRQRLRLLDKNKSTES; this is translated from the coding sequence ATGCCGACCGCCATTGAGCTGGCCGAACAGTTTCAAGCAAGCTTGGTGGGCGAAGCTTCCCACACATTTGCTGGCCTCGCTCCTTTGGAGCGAGCGCAGTCGGATCAAATATCCTTTCTTTCCAATCCGCTTTATAGGCAACAGGCTAGTGATAGTGCTGCAGGCGCATTGATTGTTAGTCAGTCTGATTTAGAGTTCTTGCAGGCTAATCCCAGCGCAAATTCTGCTAAGCGGGTCTACTTTGTCTCCAAAAATCCATACGCAACTTTTGCCAGAATGGCTCAGCACTTTGCAAAAGCAAGTAGTCCAGTTCATGCGCCCGGAATTCATCCAAGCGCAGTGATCGATGCTACCGCCATCGTTCCATCCTCTTGTCATATAGGCCCATTTGTGCAAATTGGTGCGGGTGTAAAGCTCGGTGAGCGCGTTGCTATTTTAGGAAACACCAGTATTGCAAAAGATAGTGTGATTGCAGGCGATACGCTGATCTACCCATCCGTTTCCATTTATTACAGCACTCAAATTGGTGAGCGCTGCATTATTCATAGCGGCGCAGTGATCGGCGCAGATGGTTTTGGTTTTGCGCCTGATTTTTCCGCTACTGGTGGTGAGTGGGTCAAGATTCCGCAAACGGGTAGAGTGGTCATTGGTGATGATGTAGAAATTGGCGCTTCGACAACGATTGATCGTGGCGCAATGAGTGACACCAGTATTGGCGCTGGAACGAAAATTGATAACCAAGTGCAAATTGCACATAATGTGGTGATTGGGAGTTGCTGTGTGGTAGCAGGTTGCGCTGCAATTTCTGGCAGTACCAAGATTGGTAATTTCTGCATCATCGGAGGCGCAGCTAACTTTGCAGGTCATCTGACTATTGCTGATAGAACAACGGTTTCTGGAAATACTTCCATTATTCGCTCCATCTCAGAGCCGGGTCAGCATTTCACGGGTGTATATCCATCAATGCTGCATAGTGCTTGGGAGAAAAATGCTGCTATTTTGCGTGGCCTAGATAAAATACGTCAGCGCTTGCGCTTACTGGATAAAAACAAATCTACTGAGTCATAG
- the fabZ gene encoding 3-hydroxyacyl-ACP dehydratase FabZ, producing the protein MSTPIAIDINKILKLLPHRYPFLLVDRVLEITPRETITALKNVTMNEPFFQGHFPDFPVMPGVLIIEALAQTAALLTFSEERAEDAIYYFAGIDGARFKKPVLPGDQLIMTAKLERGRAGIYKFAVQATVDGEIAAEANITCAVRTKGA; encoded by the coding sequence ATGAGCACACCAATCGCAATTGATATCAACAAGATTCTTAAATTACTGCCGCATCGCTATCCATTTCTGCTGGTAGACCGCGTTCTAGAAATTACTCCACGTGAGACGATTACAGCATTAAAAAATGTGACTATGAATGAGCCATTTTTTCAGGGGCATTTCCCCGATTTTCCGGTAATGCCTGGGGTGCTGATCATTGAGGCATTAGCTCAGACGGCCGCTTTACTTACTTTCTCTGAAGAGCGTGCTGAGGATGCGATTTATTATTTCGCCGGTATCGATGGTGCGCGCTTTAAAAAGCCAGTATTGCCTGGTGATCAACTGATTATGACTGCCAAGTTAGAGCGTGGTCGTGCAGGTATTTATAAGTTTGCAGTACAGGCAACTGTTGATGGTGAAATTGCTGCAGAGGCCAACATCACTTGTGCGGTACGTACGAAAGGCGCGTAA